A genome region from Carya illinoinensis cultivar Pawnee chromosome 2, C.illinoinensisPawnee_v1, whole genome shotgun sequence includes the following:
- the LOC122300067 gene encoding AAA-ATPase At2g46620-like — protein sequence MGVRSLIFLGGVLVFFLVLIRVLLFKTGLIHVVKKCWRWIEDCFHVHQFLKVPEFNEGMQENQLYRRVSLYLNSLPSLEDSDFTNLVTGKKPNDIVLCLDPNQTVEDNFLGAVLTWTNADKMLPNDCRSFVLKVRKADKRRILRPYLQHIHSVADEIELRKQRDLKLYMNIKRGEDDDDHHHHHHRSGGGDGMWRSIPFTHPSTFDTIAMEDDLKNKVKSDLESFVKSKQYYHRLGRVWKRSFLLYGPSGTGKSSFVAAMANFISYDVYVIDLSKVLNDSDLNLLLLQTTSKSIIVMEDLDRFLTEKSTGVSLSGVLNFMDGILNSCCAEERVMVFTMTNSKDRVHPSLLRPGRIDVHIHFPLCDFLVFKTLASSYLGLKDHKLFPQVEEIFQSGTSLSPAEIGELMIANRNSPSRAIKSVMTALQTDSERRIGQRLGNTDGPRKSVDEAGMSFRSEGGHAVREFRKLYGFLRMKSSKVSHSQTFDEGSVYKEG from the coding sequence atgggtgttCGATCCCTGATTTTTCTCGGTGGCGTACTTGTTTTTTTTCTCGtgttgattcgggtgcttctaTTCAAAACCGGGTTGATTCATGTCGTGAAGAAATGCTGGAGATGGATCGAAGATTGCTTTCATGTTCACCAGTTCCTCAAAGTCCCCGAATTCAATGAAGGTATGCAAGAGAATCAGCTTTATCGAAGAGTTTCCCTCTACCTTAACTCCTTGCCTAGTCTCGAAGACTCCGATTTCACCAACCTTGTCACCGGCAAGAAGCCTAACGACATCGTTCTCTGCCTCGACCCCAACCAGACCGTCGAGGACAACTTTCTTGGTGCCGTATTGACATGGACCAACGCTGACAAGATGCTACCAAACGACTGCAGAAGCTTCGTGCTGAAGGTGCGAAAGGCGGACAAGCGTAGAATCCTCCGGCCGTATCTCCAGCACATCCACTCGGTGGCTGATGAAATTGAGCTGAGAAAACAGCGAGACCTGAAGCTGTACATGAATATCAAGCGCGGCGAGGACGACGACGatcatcaccatcatcatcatcgtaGCGGGGGTGGTGACGGAATGTGGAGATCCATTCCCTTTACGCACCCTTCGACCTTTGATACCATCGCCATGGAAGACGACCTCAAAAACAAGGTGAAGTCCGATCTCGAATCCTTCGTCAAATCCAAACAGTATTATCACCGTCTAGGCCGCGTTTGGAAGCGAAGCTTTCTCTTATACGGTCCGTCCGGAACTGGGAAATCAAGCTTCGTGGCTGCCATGGCGAATTTCATATCCTACGATGTGTATGTTATCGATCTCTCCAAGGTTTTGAATGATTCGGATCTGAATTTGCTTTTGTTACAAACGACGAGCAAGTCCATCATCGTCATGGAGGACCTCGATCGGTTTCTGACGGAGAAATCGACGGGTGTGAGCTTGTCGGGAGTATTGAACTTCATGGATGGGATATTAAACTCGTGCTGCGCCGAAGAGAGAGTGATGGTTTTCACGATGACGAACAGCAAGGATCGCGTCCACCCATCTCTGCTTAGACCCGGTCGTATCGATGTCCATATCCATTTTCCTCTCTGTGATTTCTTGGTTTTCAAAACTTTGGCGAGCAGCTACTTAGGGCTCAAGGACCACAAGCTCTTCCCTCAGGTGGAGGAGATTTTCCAAAGCGGAACGAGTTTAAGCCCGGCCGAGATCGGCGAGTTGATGATTGCAAACCGGAATTCGCCGAGCCGGGCTATAAAATCGGTTATGACTGCGTTGCAAACGGACAGTGAACGGAGGATCGGACAACGGTTGGGGAATACAGACGGACCTCGGAAGTCCGTGGACGAAGCGGGCATGTCCTTCCGAAGTGAAGGCGGCCATGCCGTTCGGGAGTTTCGGAAACTTTACGGTTTCTTGAGAATGAAAAGCAGCAAAGTCTCTCATTCTCAGACGTTTGATGAGGGGTCGGTGTACAAGGAAGGGTAA